The following DNA comes from Rhipicephalus microplus isolate Deutch F79 chromosome 6, USDA_Rmic, whole genome shotgun sequence.
AAGTCTCAGGTTAGTTGGCATTCTATTGCACAAGATATTTACAgcgcaataaataaatgaaagacGAAGCGAGGGGACTCATTCATAGCGTTGAACATGTCCCCACTCTTGGTGCCTGGTTTACTTTGCCTGCTGTCAATGTTCCTCTAGAAATTGATGGACTCTATTCGGAGAGATGTGCGACCCATGGTTAACCTGTCTCTTTGAAGGGAGCTGTATAGGAGGCAAGTCGGAATTCCGCAAGCATAGTTTGCTATTAAAGTTTGTTGTCCGCTAGAGTGCGTGTTAGAGTGTCCCCTAAATGTGTTAGACCGTGTTAAAATGTAGGCTCATTTCATACCTTCGTCTTCAGATAGAAGATAGTAGAGCACAATTTATTCGTCTGCTTTACGCCTTACAGCCTCAGTGAACTAATGATCTCGCATTTTACCTGCTCATAAGTATACGCCACTTGAAATATGCTCTTCCCTTACGTGTGGATGGAAGATATGTAGAGGAAAAGTGAGCAGCCGTGCTTGCATTATCGGGGTGAACAAGGGGGCTCCCTTAGCTAAATGAGCAAGGCCTGTTTCTTCATTTTGCGTTTTGGCAACTTTGCTTTGTTTAATTGCACCCCGCGCAGAGTACTTCGACAGCATAAAGTGCATCAACAAGGCTGGCTCCGAATTGCATAAATGCACGAACAACATGTTCGTGGCCATGTTCCGCGCTTCCAAGGCTGCCGACAATCAGAAGATTCCATACTCCTGCTGGTGAGTGTAATTTAAAAGCTGTCTGATGATATTAGGCGCTGGGATCACGAATTATTCGCGGAAACAGAGGTAGAGAAACCAAGGCGCGTGGTAAGTTTCTATTTTAGAGGAGCGGCCGCGGTGGGTGGCCACAAGCCATAGGTGCTGTCAACATGACTAATAGTTTAATTTACGATACTACAAGTTGATATGGAATCATTCACGATAGGCTATTTCACGGATGTCTTTGAGTGCTGTCATATTGGGCTGTTAGTCTTGCCGTTTTgtgtagtaaagaaaaaggagTTATGGGGCACGCATACGGAAGAACACCGTTGAACGTGTCCTGACTGTACGCATTAGCTTTCGGAGGCGAAAATGAGAAAACATTTGTTGAACTGCTCACGGTAAAATATTTTCCTTTCTCGAAGGTTAAACACTCCTTGGTATACTCTCTTATCTCCCGCACccccctcccatgtgcagggtagcgaaccggccaCCTATAgactagttaacctccctgccgttcttttcctcttaTTTTTTTGCGTCCCCCTTTTCCTTCGCGGGAGCAAGAGAAAGCGGTTAGTGATACCGCTAGTGTGAAGCGCATAATTAATCTGTTtaagtctctgttgtacaattACAAAAGTCTTCGCAATTCTGTAACAATCAAAtgttctttgttttatttattttttaatttcgaAACAGCTATTACCAAGACTTCATCGAGTGTGCCGAAGGTGCTCTGAATAGGGGCTGCAAGCTTCCCTCGGCGAAGAAGTTCCTAAATGACATTCTCGACCATGCCTTCGGTGAAGTGCTCAGCTTTCCCTGCAGCAAGTACAGCAAGGGCACGGGAGCATGCGAGGCCCTGCCCCCCTTGTCCACCAAAGATGATGCCAAGGCTCACAAGAAAGGATTCATCGAGCCATTGGTAATCATATCCAGCAAGCTTAGCGGTTAAGTCGCGTTGCTTCGCATTAGAGATACATTCATATGAAAGCACTCGCTCATCACTGGGGTGAAGGTGTCAGGTTGGTGCGCGTTTACGTCCAAAGAAATGAGTGTGGCAAAGAAGATGACCGACGAGGTAGAAGCACAAAGCAGAAGCACTCAAAAACAAATAGAGGAGACATTGCGTTTAGCCTGGTTCGTACTTCCTGCCTGGAGTATTgatggcaaataaaaaaaatgaagataggAAGGGGAACACATATCAATCTTATCAATGCGGCTAAACTCAGTCATGTAGTGACAAGAATGGGTGTCTTTTGTACGGGTCCACATAAGATGTATGCTGCTCGTTCAGTCATTctgtgttttttcttcttctccttacATGAACGAACCCGCCACAGtcttagtggctaaggcacttgtctGCTAACCCgaaccgaaggtcacgggttcgaatcccggctacggcggccgCAGTTTCGATTGAGACAAAATTGCTTGAGGCCTGTCTGATTACacttaagtgcacgttaaagaaccccaggtggtcgaaatttccggagccctctactacggcgtctcttatactcgtatggtggttttgggacgttaatccctaAAATTGTTAATATTTACTTATACACAGCTTCATCAGAACGGCGAAGTACATATGTATGCTCGAAATACGAGCAACAAAATGTCAACATTTCTATAAGACAATACAATATCATTAACCAAACCGCTTGTCTAACAATTACAAAATATCTAACTTTCCGTTTGACAGAGTGACAGAGACTGGTAGCTTGCGCATATCTATCCATTCAAATGTATCATACGTTACCAAAACTGATCTCGTGGTTTTGAATATGATGCCCAAACAGACAAAGTAGTCTTTCCTCAGAATGTCTGGCAACGGGAGGAACGGTAATGGAATTCTAAATTCAATTATGCCGTTTTTTGCACAAATTACTTATTTTGTGATCTCCTGCTTCACGAGCTTGAAGTACATATGTATGCGCAAAATAGGAGTGACAAAAATGTCAACATTTCTACAAGACAATACAAAATGCGTAACCAAACCACTTGTCTAAAAAATACCAAATAGTTAATTTCCCAATATTGTAACGACAAGGGTGGGCAGCTTACGCATACATGCCCATTCAAATGTGTAATACGTTACCTAAGTTACTCTCGCGGTTTTGAAATGAAGCCCGAACAGACAAAGTTAATCGTCTTTTCTGAGAATGTTCGGCAACGGGAGGAACGGAAACAGAATTGTAAAGGGAGTTATGTCGTTTGTGTACAAACTACTATACCACTAAGCCACCTTATGCATCCTTTTACAAGGTCAGTACGCAGCATGAGGGAGTGCGATATCGTGGACGTTTATGAATAGACGCTTCCGTACCACCGAAGTCGCGATAACAAATGTAATGCACAGTGTGGGTTTCGAAGGAAATTCCCGTATTGTACACGCGCTCACTACCAACTCGCTTGGCATTCGGTTGCGCTGAGAAGTGGAGGGGCTCATGGAGCACACGCTAAATAAACGCATGCTGCAGTGTGCGTTCCGCTTGTGAAATGCGTATTCTCTTAATAACAGTGGTTGCTTCTTGTGGAGCTTAACGAGAGGTTatattgaaagagaaaaaaattacagcatatctacgagtgaatgacgatgagtggggcgaagcctaCATTCGTCCATCCTGccgttcatctatctatctatctatctatctatctatctatctatctatctatctatctatctatctatctatctatctatctatctatctatctatctatctatctatctatctatctatctatctgtctgtctgtctgtctgtctgtctgtctgtctgtctgtctgtctgtctgtctgtctgtctgtctgtctgtctgtctgtctgtctgtctgtctgtctgtctgtctgtctgtctgtctgtctgtctatctatctatctatctatctatctatctatctatctatctatctatctatctatctatctatctatctatctatctatctatctatctatctgtctatctatctgtctatctatctatctgtctatctatctgtctgtctgtctgtctgtctgtctgtctgtctgtctgtctgtctgtctgtctgtctgtctgtctgtctgtctgtctgtctgtctgtctgtctgtctgtctgtccgtccaaccCCCACTTTAATTACCAACTATCAGAGCACACTACCACTTTTATAGTAATCTTATGTACAattttttctccctttttgttgcttcctccttatGTACAATTTTACTTTAGACACACAACGCTGTTTAGTGAGCAATGCATATACTAGAGCTGGCTACATACTTTGTACTATTGACGGATGAGGGaatgacccacaccctaaggagcttttCTCCTAAAACCAGGGTGCAACGAGACGACAGAAATACTACCCTCTaaaaaaatttctcttttttctggcacacttttttttcgttgcatgCCTTAATGACGATTGGGATCCTAATTTATCCGAACGATTGTGCCTTAAAACTAAATACTGACTCGTAGCCTCTCATTTTTCGAGGTATGCCTCTTTCAGGGGGTTATTTTGATTTGCCTCATACTCAACGCGACCATTCTTCAGTACAAGTGTGTCGATGTTTTGAACATTTCATGCTCTCACTTCGTTTTCTGAGCTTGGGTCTCTCGTTCGCCTCTCGCTTGCAGATCAAGGAAAAACTAGCGTTCCGGAAGGAACCAAGCAAGTTCGTATGCAAGGTGTCTTTTTTCAAACTAACTTAGATGCAAATGTCACATACCTATGGTCAGACAAAATTAAGCACACATGGCGTGCTCAAATTTTAATGCACTGGCCGCAAATTTGTCAAATTGTCATGGCTTGGTTCCAAGGTACTCGGTGTTcaataccctcccccccccccaaattaaGAAATTCGTTATTTTGTGTGAGTTTCAAAAATGAAGGGCAATATAACGTTTCACTAAATATAATTATTCGGTCATCAATGACCTTCAATCCTTTCATGAAAGCTTGGAAttttaaaggccaactgcaacgacATTTGACTTCGACAGAATTGGCTTGGACTGCGGAGGATATGTGGAGTAAGCAATAATAATGGCAGTGGAAAAGCTTGAAATAGTTTATTTAATTTGTAATTGGCTCTTTGTCAGCTAGCAGACGATGCAGAGCTTTAGCGGTGTGCTCAGGCCAGTCGGACATAAACGGAAAGGACGTCAATCGCAGCTAACCACCGCTTGTGAGCACGTATTCCTGCAGCCGCATCCACTCATTTTTCTTCGTGAAGCCCTTCTACAAGTGAATAATTCAGATGAGCTAGCTCTTTTGTAATACGAAGTATCACGCCGTAGGCTGCTGCAACGTATGTTACGGCTGAGACCAGCTCTCGTGCTTTTCGGGAAAACGTAAAGCTCCAAAAGCTGTTGCTATCGGAGGTATTCTCATGTTTTGAGCGGGTGTCGTCTGCCGTTGCTGCTAAAAGCGCTACCCGAAAATAGGCTCAGCACTGTCCAGGCCAGAATCCAGAGGGGCACGTCCGCGAACTTGTCGCAAAATCAAAATACAGAAACAGCTTCGTTTAGAATTTGCACAAGGCACTGGCGTAATCGTTGGTGTCCCTTAGTTTTTTGAGAACATCAAAAATACTTTTGACAGAACTTCTTTTAAATGACGCATTCGGGGACCAATTGTAACAGATCCCACACAGTCGGAATTGATGGAAAGTGAAGCCGTCAACCGAAGTTGCATAAATGAAATTGTTTGACTTTGAGACAGGTTAGGTAGGACAAGGCGTTCACTTTAACATATTTGTAAAGCATACATGGATGCTCATCTTGGTACACAGCGTGTCTTTTATGCggtatagatttcctttaaaggaaaaaaataaatcatagTCATGCTCTAGTAAATTCACATCGCTGCTCTAGGTCATACGGAAATACACTATATGAAAAAATAATACATTGTGAAGATTCATTTGCAAAAAAATGTGCTAATTATGTTCATAACTAGCGGGCAGTTTGTATTGTAACACTGTAGTGCGTGCCAATTTACAGAATAGCATTTTTTTTAGATTCCACAGAAGTTGTACTTAATTCGAAATGTTCATAATCGAACTGGAAGGCATGATTGAAACTATTTGTGCCCAGCGCGGAGAAAGCGCGATCTCGGTTACGGCGGAGCAATACTACACTTGACAAGGAAGGGACAAAATTCCAGACAAGGCGCACCAGAACCAACTGCAGTGTCGAAATTCGGCAAGAACTTCAAGATAACCAagcatgtagctttttctcttcgGTACACCGTGATGTGCTGATCTTTTCAGACGCACTTCGATTCGAGTTTTAGGCAGCCGAGAAGCCACGTTTTCTGCACAACGGGCGCGATAAGTTACGATTTCGCCATTAAAACATGATACCGAGTATCTCAATTTATAGGCGCACTTTAATCATCTATAAAAATTGGGGATTGCATAAGGCGACCAACACAATTTTATAATATACGAAAGCGCACTCAAGTCAATAGACAATAAATTTTCGTTGATCAACCTCGCCAATGTAGTTTAGTTGCGGTGAAGTGTTTCTCCCTCGACATAGAGTACGTGCTCCAAAATGACTGAAGCGATACTGTCATGAAGGTTTTGTGAAAAAAATGTTCATTGCCTAGAAAAAAACACCTTGTATACAATTTAGCACCAGTCATTACTATTTGCCATGCTGATGTCATGCCAACTTTTGTATATCAGAGGTTAATCAATTGCCGCAGGAGCATTAAGATATTATCACGTCGTGACGTATGAGACGTGGCTGTTCCAATTTTCCTTTTATAATCTGTTGTGAGTGCTCCTTATGCCCTCATGTGATGGCATGAAAGTTCTGACGTAAATGAAGTTAAGGAAACGGCCGCGACAGCGCCAAGGCCATATCGTTTAAGTCGAGAAGTACATGATTTGCATACGACTGTTTTCGTGTTAGGATGTGTATTTTATGTTCGTCCTATGTCGATGTTATTTCATAGAAATGCTGGTTGGTATGAAGTTTATGAAAAGCCACGAAAGTACAAATTCGTAGCTGGTTACGTCTAATAGATACTCTTAAAGTGTCTCTGGCTTGCTGAGAACTGCCTAGCctttaaaacaaaataaaaaataggaCATTAGGTGGCAAAACAACAACATTGACCAAAGCGCAACAACTAAACATGACAGTGACGACAACTTCAGGAAATTATGGCTGGATCGAAGTAGGTTTTGAAATAATTGTGGTGCGGCGACGGTTTCGTGGCATAGCAACTGCAACTCACGACGCAATGTAATCGCCTCCTGTTTCGAACCCGGAACCGCGTACTATTAGCAACCATTGGACCGGTCTCATTCGAATCCAGCTGGATTGCACATAAAGCTCATAAACGTGAACCGGCAATAGTTATCGGAGCTGCATCCACGACTGCGCGTTGTTATAGCCAATGGCGGAACATTCGAGACTCATCTGCCTTGAAAAAATCGACATAACTTTTGTGGCTGACACAGCTTGGAGGCACTGATGTAGCGAAGCGAAGACGCACTGGCTTGTGAGCACGACGCTTGGATGCTGGGGTGCCACCGTTCATTATTGTTCAAGCTTCATAAGGTCATGTCATTCGAGATTGTACAAGCAGGCAAATTAAGCAGGGGATGTGCCTCTTCATAGTGACTCGTTGAATCATGTGCGACTTACTACCTGCTAGCTTATAGCCCGACGTAGGAGGCACGTTTGACAAATCGTAAATGAAGAAACGGCTGTACTTTCCTCTAACCTTGAGTATCCAGTAGCTGACTGCTTATAAAAAATAATTGGGCATTACGACGGAAGGGAAAGAAATATGCATTTACGGCAAATGAAGTTGCGTAACTACAAACCATGTGTATACAAAATCACTTACCTGTGGTGCAAGTATTAGCTATCGGTAATTGTTTTTATTTTAGTAACAACCTTGTCGTGACCACGCTCGAAGGCATTTTTGCATAGGAAGAACAAAGTCATCTCACATCGCACCGAGACGTTAACATATGCGCTCTGTGAGAAACGTTGAAGTTGCCTCCCACAGGTTGAAGGCTTCATTATAATAGGAAAGTCCTGATAAAAGATAATTACAAACACTTTTGCATGTGAAGGCGTGTTGGAAATTTCTTGACAAGTACGACATCGCACCACGTTAGAATAATTTTTTGCGTGCACAAGATCTACAGCACAACGTTTGCCTAAACCAGTACTTATTTTGAAGTTAAGCaactccccgccgcggtggttatGGCACTCGAGTGCTTActcaaaggtcgcgggatcgaactccggctgcggcggcagcatttgcgatggaggtgtAAATGAGTTGAGGCCCATGTACGCAGATTTTAGTGCACATTAGACAACCCCAGGTGTCGAATtcgcggagcccttcactacagcatgtctcataatcatatagtggtttgggacaTGAATACTGAGATAATGCTAAGATACAAGACAACTCAGTACttgcgttatttttttttgtttctctctttatAAAAAAACATATTCCCTTTATGTGTCACTTTGTTTTGCATTTACGCTCGAATTCGCTTGGAGCGATTGCAAGCTTAATAAATAAACCAAGTATTGCTTAGGCCGATATGGCCTGTTGTAAAAAGCGTTTGATAATGATTGACAGGGAACTTCACGCTAATCTCACGATACGAGAATGTGGGACACTTTGGTGAAAGGCTACCGGAAATTTCCATCCCCTGTTGTTCAGTAAGGTACACGCAGACTGAAGTAAGCGAGCTTACAGCCTTTTTGCCACCACTGAAGATGCGGCCAACGCGGCAAGGAGTGGATCTCTtggccttcgggtcagcattcGAGCACTATGAGAAATAGAAAACCGTGGCGGGCTGTTAAGAGCATGTTTTGACCCAACATGAAGGGGACATCATACCACTGAAAAAACGGGAAGATAGTTAGGCTCGAGAGGCAACAACGTGCGGAAGGCAAGGAAGCATTAAAATTTTAAAGGTAACTACAAAAAAGTGTTAGCTCGACTAATACTATTGTTTCAGGAATAGTGCTATTCGAAGCTCTTAAAGCTACTGTGACAAACGATGGGAATGGTCAGAATGAATGTGAATGCGACCCataaacggcatgaacaagcaattTATAAACGTTGGCACTCGATATGGATTTGTTGATTGAGTCGTCAACTCGAGGGAAAAACGTCATGAAGTGCGCTTCCGAGTAATGTGGTAACTTGAACCTGTGCTCATGCATACCGTATCGCACTGTGCTTCGGCAACAAGGAAGAAAGCGGTTTGCACTTTGTAGATTTTGTTAATGTCGGTAATGTCCTCTTCCTTCGTCCTGTGTGTGCAATGTTTTTTTATATCTTGAAGTTTTGTACAATATATCCCCCGGAAGTCTGCTTTGAAGTTTTTAGCTTGAGCCGCAAACGCGTTAAGGCATTGCACATCCCGCTATTGTGCATTTCACTCCAAAGCACAACATTCGCCCGTCGACATGATTGCATTACTGCGGCTcttactgcagcagttttattggCCAATTTATCGCATTCAAAGTAGCAGGCGGCGGAGAAACACCGGGCTTTCACTGCAGTAGTTTTATTAGCTAATGCTATCGCATTCAAAGCAGCCAGTGGCGGAGAAACACCGGGCTcttactgcagcagttttattacCCAATGATTTCGCATTCAAAGCAGTAGGCGGCGGAGAAACACCGATAAGTGCATATAGAAGCTGCACTACTCTGACGATGAGGAGTCACACTCGAGCATGAATTGAAAGACAGAGACGGTAACTGCGTCAGAATTTATCTTACACCGTGGTTGAGGGTGACTCCTCCATGTTAGCGCGGCCGTAGTTCCTGGCTGGAAAAAAGGGAaatctgggctagttggtgatagttcattTTCGATAACTCACAGAGCAAGAAGGAAGCAGACTATGTATAGGAAAACACGAGTGCTGACTCTCAACTAGAGATTTATTAAATGCAATATCGGCATTGAGACGCCTTCAGTGCGTCATCACAAAATCGCTCAATATCGGCGCTCGTTAGTGTCACGGCGCAGTGCTTTTTTTCGCCTTTTTGAGTCAGCGACACCTTTATCGAAACCAAGGGCATGGTGCGAGAGATAATACATGAGACATATAGAGCGCGTTTGCACAGTCATGGGTACAGCATCCATTACTTATGGTCGTGGACAGAGAGATTGAGGGTGAGTTTCTCAAAGGCggagtttttttttacagttttatTTCTCTTCTTCTACCATGAATCTTACTGCCATCGCATATTTAATGGAACTATGTCAGTGAGGTCTTGATGAACTCCGGCATAACACACTTCCGtgataaaaaaaagcaagaaagatgaACGCCGCGATAGAGAAAAAAATTCAGAGACTAATTGGAGGCAGAGGCACAAAGAAATAAACACACTAAACGTaggtagaagagaaaaaaatagcaCAATCGGCAAAACAGCAACAGACAGATCTGCCTAGGTTGCCACGAGATCCGCTGTCTCCTTAGCATTGTGCATTCAGAGAAAGCTACGTTTAatatcttttttgttgttgttgtactgTGCGGGTGATGAAATAGACTGTTATGATTATTAGCGAATAATCAGGCGGCAAAGTGACAGTCAAGGGTACTGCAGACTTGGAAGATTCGACATGTGTATCCGGGAGGGCCTTGACTGAGTAGTTTGCAAGATACGTGCTCTACATCTCAAGGGATGTCTAAGATGTCCGACGCCGTGCAAGCTAGAAAGACCACCATCCACAAATCTATTAAGAGACGTCTCAAATTTAGTTGATAGGAAGACCCCCACATGAGCGCATATTCCGGAAAGAGAAGCAATTTGTACCTCGGAATACCGATTCCACGTAGCAAGCACTCTGTAGATAAAATAATGGTGGTCAAAGGAGTGTGCCGCTACGTTTCTCGAATGTTAATGTCCTCACCGTTGATTCGGATGATCTGGGAGGTATCGCCGGAATGTCATCGTTTCTGAGCAGTGACGTATGGGCTGTTTACTTCTGAAGGCTCGTTGACTTCATTATTGTG
Coding sequences within:
- the LOC119168460 gene encoding uncharacterized protein LOC119168460, with protein sequence MRMNGTLTILCLGLVYFAGGVSSSSVLKDLPGCTFAEAEKCGYDFVPYFNEPTLPDNAKGLAEMCTSDKRQLKCAEDFGAKCLEGLPRGIITLMLKAVKDEHDMFCNTTSPKHKEYFDSIKCINKAGSELHKCTNNMFVAMFRASKAADNQKIPYSCCYYQDFIECAEGALNRGCKLPSAKKFLNDILDHAFGEVLSFPCSKYSKGTGACEALPPLSTKDDAKAHKKGFIEPLVIISSKLSG